The following coding sequences lie in one Primulina huaijiensis isolate GDHJ02 chromosome 2, ASM1229523v2, whole genome shotgun sequence genomic window:
- the LOC140970936 gene encoding protein GRIP isoform X1: MSSEGGDGGVRENRTTEAVAKHEAIEVENEKLNLDAEVDSSLVKGNGLHGRSMHCNYSDNDNELLQSLLELDFKNEYMKSQFQGFKMVVVNSAKHGSQNETLKDNHLECHDVVKELSGKLESLNRELQEERLTRVATEEALKHLRAGHSEADMKAQELSVKLAEAQQKMDQEIKERDEKYSELDSKFNRLHKRAKQRIQDVQKEKDDLEAKFSEVAEKAEKSSSQLSALQQELERTRQNANEALKAMDVERQQLRSVNNKLRDNIEELRHSLVPKESALETLQHSLLEKEKVLEDMQGLLQVADEKRQASITEISLKHQKQVKNMEAQLADVLADRSRASETVSSLRGLIVEKDAKIAEMEAASSGEVARLRAAMEALKGEFSHRKNEHEKEKENFEAAFQSMRTKLEISESNRIHVEVEAAKLRSQLESELSVQIQLLNSKDTELEALRGKIDQIESEFASYKVRAHSLLQKKEAELVAVRDSDQLKAHEEALKEAEREILSISAEKDKALQDLKDALTNCQTEIATRDAALVTAEQHIKGIQMNLDSAFSLHQSEKEAWERDFQNMEETWRLRYEALSKQNELPSCENFQKEVEELRLRCKNLKEEQISFHDLADKMMEEKDKEISRLLDDNNNLRQSLDSRPHAQYQDDLAISAYQKQESSNSSISAAEQQILILARQQAQREEELAQTQRHILVLQEEIEELEHENRLHRQQESMLKEEFRNMERMQKREGVDMTYVKNVILKLLETGEVERLLPVIAILLQFSPDEVQKCQQAYRASGDVPPSPASDSSGSALSLFSRFSFS; this comes from the exons ATGTCCAGTGAAGGAGGTGATGGCGGTGTGCGGGAAAATCGAACAACGGAAGCTGTTGCAAAACACGAGGCTATAGAAGTGGAGAATGAGAAGCTTAACCTGGATGCTGAGGTTGATAGCAGTCTTGTCAAGGGAAATGGATTACATGGTCGAAGCATGCATTGTAATTACAGTGATAATGATAACGAGCTTCTGCAATCTCTGTTGGAACTCGATTTCAAGAATGAATACATGAAATCTCAGTTTCAGGGCTTTAAGATGGTTGTTGTGAACTCTGCCAAACATGGCTCACAGAATGAAACTCTGAAGGATAACCATTTGGAGTGTCATGATGTTGTCAAAGAGCTTAGTGGAAAACTGGAATCTTTGAACAGAGAACTTCAAGAGGAAAGGCTAACACGAGTTGCCACGGAGGAGGCTCTGAAGCATCTAAGAGCTGGCCACTCCGAGGCGGATATGAAGGCGCAAGAACTTTCTGTTAAACTTGCCGAAG CCCAACAGAAGATGGATCAAGAAATAAAGGAGAGGGATGAGAAATATTCTGAGCTGGATTCCAAGTTCAATAGACTTCATAAAAGAGCCAAGCAACGCATCCAGGATGTGCAAAAA GAAAAAGATGATTTAGAGGCCAAGTTTAGTGAGGTTGCAGAGAAAGCTGAGAAATCATCTTCCCAGCTCTCAGCGTTGCAGCAAGAATTGGAGCGCACAAGGCAAAATGCTAATGAAGCATTGAAAGCAATGGATGTGGAGAGGCAACAATTACGAAGTGTAAACAACAA gCTTAGGGATAACATTGAGGAATTGCGCCATTCATTGGTCCCCAAAGAGAGTGCTTTGGAGACATTGCAACATTCTCttttggaaaaagaaaag GTGTTGGAAGACATGCAGGGGTTACTGCAGGTAGCTGATGAAAAGCGGCAAGCTTCAATCACTGAGATATCGCTGAAGCACCAGAAG CAAGTGAAGAATATGGAAGCCCAATTAGCTGATGTATTAGCTGATAGAAGCAGAGCAAGTGAAACAGTATCCTCTTTGAGG GGTTTGATCGTGGAAAAAGATGCCAAGATTGCAGAGATGGAAGCAGCTTCAAGTGGTGAAGTAGCACGTCTTCGAGCTGCAATGGAAGCTTTGAAAGGAGAATTCAGCCATCGCAAGAATGAACAT gagaaagaaaaagaaaatttcgaAGCTGCCTTCCAATCCATGAGAACAAAGCTAGAAATTTCAGAGAGTAATCGGATACATGTTGAAGTTGAAGCTGCAAAATTAAGAA gtCAATTGGAGTCTGAACTTTCTGTGCAAATTCAGCTGCTGAACAGTAAAGATACTGAACTAGAGGCATTGAGAGGCAAG ATTGATCAAATAGAAAGTGAGTTTGCTTCTTACAAGGTTCGAGCTCATTCACTGCTTCAGAAAAAAGAGGCAGAACTTGTTGCTGTTAGGGACAGCGATCAATTGAAAGCTCACGAGGAAGCTCTTAAG GAGGCTGAGAGAGAAATACTTTCAATATCTGCAGAAAAGGATAAAGCTCTCCAAGATCTCAAAGATGCTTTGACCAATTGTCAGACAGAAATTGCCACCAG AGATGCAGCTCTCGTAACAGCAGAGCAGCATATTAAAGGCATTCAGATGAATTTGGACTCTGCTTTCTCTTTGCACCAGTCTGAAAAAGAAGCATGGGAAAGAGATTTTCAGAACATGGAGGAAACCTGGAGAT TGAGATATGAAGCACTGAGTAAGCAGAATGAGTTGCCCTCttgtgaaaattttcaaaaagaagTAGAAGAGCTCAGGTTGCGCTGTAAAAATTTGAAG GAAGAGCAAATTTCGTTTCATGATCTTGCTGATAAAATGATGGAAGAGAAGGACAAAGAGATTTCTAGGCTTTTGGATGACAATAATAATCTACGTCAGTCACTGGATTCGAGGCCACAT GCTCAGTACCAAGATGACCTTGCAATTTCAG CTTATCAGAAGCAGGAATCCTCAAATTCTAGTATTTCTGCTGCAGAACAACAGATCCTG ATTTTGGCAAGACAACAAGCTCAGAGAGAAGAGGAGCTTGCTCAAACCCAGCGGCATATACTTGTACTTCAA GAGGAAATTGAGGAGCTGGAGCATGAAAACCGGCTTCACAGGCAACAG GAGTCCATGTTGAAGGAAGAATTTCGTAACATGGAACGAATGCAAAAGAGGGAAGGAGTAGACATGACATATGTAAAAAATGTGATCTTAAAGCTTCTTGAGACAG GTGAAGTGGAGAGACTTTTACCTGTTATTGCAATTCTCCTTCAGTTCAGCCCTGATGAG GTGCAAAAGTGTCAACAAGCCTACCGCGCCTCAGGCGATGTTCCTCCTAGCCCAGCAAGTGATTCTTCGGGATCTGCACTGTCCCTCTTTTCTAGATTCTCATTTTCATAG
- the LOC140970936 gene encoding protein GRIP isoform X2: protein MDQEIKERDEKYSELDSKFNRLHKRAKQRIQDVQKEKDDLEAKFSEVAEKAEKSSSQLSALQQELERTRQNANEALKAMDVERQQLRSVNNKLRDNIEELRHSLVPKESALETLQHSLLEKEKVLEDMQGLLQVADEKRQASITEISLKHQKQVKNMEAQLADVLADRSRASETVSSLRGLIVEKDAKIAEMEAASSGEVARLRAAMEALKGEFSHRKNEHEKEKENFEAAFQSMRTKLEISESNRIHVEVEAAKLRSQLESELSVQIQLLNSKDTELEALRGKIDQIESEFASYKVRAHSLLQKKEAELVAVRDSDQLKAHEEALKEAEREILSISAEKDKALQDLKDALTNCQTEIATRDAALVTAEQHIKGIQMNLDSAFSLHQSEKEAWERDFQNMEETWRLRYEALSKQNELPSCENFQKEVEELRLRCKNLKEEQISFHDLADKMMEEKDKEISRLLDDNNNLRQSLDSRPHAQYQDDLAISAYQKQESSNSSISAAEQQILILARQQAQREEELAQTQRHILVLQEEIEELEHENRLHRQQESMLKEEFRNMERMQKREGVDMTYVKNVILKLLETGEVERLLPVIAILLQFSPDEVQKCQQAYRASGDVPPSPASDSSGSALSLFSRFSFS from the exons ATGGATCAAGAAATAAAGGAGAGGGATGAGAAATATTCTGAGCTGGATTCCAAGTTCAATAGACTTCATAAAAGAGCCAAGCAACGCATCCAGGATGTGCAAAAA GAAAAAGATGATTTAGAGGCCAAGTTTAGTGAGGTTGCAGAGAAAGCTGAGAAATCATCTTCCCAGCTCTCAGCGTTGCAGCAAGAATTGGAGCGCACAAGGCAAAATGCTAATGAAGCATTGAAAGCAATGGATGTGGAGAGGCAACAATTACGAAGTGTAAACAACAA gCTTAGGGATAACATTGAGGAATTGCGCCATTCATTGGTCCCCAAAGAGAGTGCTTTGGAGACATTGCAACATTCTCttttggaaaaagaaaag GTGTTGGAAGACATGCAGGGGTTACTGCAGGTAGCTGATGAAAAGCGGCAAGCTTCAATCACTGAGATATCGCTGAAGCACCAGAAG CAAGTGAAGAATATGGAAGCCCAATTAGCTGATGTATTAGCTGATAGAAGCAGAGCAAGTGAAACAGTATCCTCTTTGAGG GGTTTGATCGTGGAAAAAGATGCCAAGATTGCAGAGATGGAAGCAGCTTCAAGTGGTGAAGTAGCACGTCTTCGAGCTGCAATGGAAGCTTTGAAAGGAGAATTCAGCCATCGCAAGAATGAACAT gagaaagaaaaagaaaatttcgaAGCTGCCTTCCAATCCATGAGAACAAAGCTAGAAATTTCAGAGAGTAATCGGATACATGTTGAAGTTGAAGCTGCAAAATTAAGAA gtCAATTGGAGTCTGAACTTTCTGTGCAAATTCAGCTGCTGAACAGTAAAGATACTGAACTAGAGGCATTGAGAGGCAAG ATTGATCAAATAGAAAGTGAGTTTGCTTCTTACAAGGTTCGAGCTCATTCACTGCTTCAGAAAAAAGAGGCAGAACTTGTTGCTGTTAGGGACAGCGATCAATTGAAAGCTCACGAGGAAGCTCTTAAG GAGGCTGAGAGAGAAATACTTTCAATATCTGCAGAAAAGGATAAAGCTCTCCAAGATCTCAAAGATGCTTTGACCAATTGTCAGACAGAAATTGCCACCAG AGATGCAGCTCTCGTAACAGCAGAGCAGCATATTAAAGGCATTCAGATGAATTTGGACTCTGCTTTCTCTTTGCACCAGTCTGAAAAAGAAGCATGGGAAAGAGATTTTCAGAACATGGAGGAAACCTGGAGAT TGAGATATGAAGCACTGAGTAAGCAGAATGAGTTGCCCTCttgtgaaaattttcaaaaagaagTAGAAGAGCTCAGGTTGCGCTGTAAAAATTTGAAG GAAGAGCAAATTTCGTTTCATGATCTTGCTGATAAAATGATGGAAGAGAAGGACAAAGAGATTTCTAGGCTTTTGGATGACAATAATAATCTACGTCAGTCACTGGATTCGAGGCCACAT GCTCAGTACCAAGATGACCTTGCAATTTCAG CTTATCAGAAGCAGGAATCCTCAAATTCTAGTATTTCTGCTGCAGAACAACAGATCCTG ATTTTGGCAAGACAACAAGCTCAGAGAGAAGAGGAGCTTGCTCAAACCCAGCGGCATATACTTGTACTTCAA GAGGAAATTGAGGAGCTGGAGCATGAAAACCGGCTTCACAGGCAACAG GAGTCCATGTTGAAGGAAGAATTTCGTAACATGGAACGAATGCAAAAGAGGGAAGGAGTAGACATGACATATGTAAAAAATGTGATCTTAAAGCTTCTTGAGACAG GTGAAGTGGAGAGACTTTTACCTGTTATTGCAATTCTCCTTCAGTTCAGCCCTGATGAG GTGCAAAAGTGTCAACAAGCCTACCGCGCCTCAGGCGATGTTCCTCCTAGCCCAGCAAGTGATTCTTCGGGATCTGCACTGTCCCTCTTTTCTAGATTCTCATTTTCATAG